From a region of the Deinococcus terrestris genome:
- a CDS encoding TrkH family potassium uptake protein, whose protein sequence is MTRPPHPPSTSWPRASGRPRRALVARFTPPQLIALVYLVGIALGTALLHLPGVVAPGAELNFVDRLFTATSAICITGLVVADTGEAFTRPGQLLILLLSQVGGLGILTFGTLFAFLTGRRVNFSERQHLVQQINALDVGGVLPLIRTIFLYTFVAEAAGAALLALRFVPQFGLGEGLYQAVFHSVSAYNNAGFVVVPGGMGQYAADPLVSLTVSSLIVLGGLGFLVQLNVLGHLRQPRRTRLLTYSKITLVTTGLLLLLGAVLLLALEWGNARTFGPLDTGGKLLAAFFQSVTPRSGGFATVDISAMTSASLFLLMGLMFIGANSGSTGGGIKTSTFAILVGSAWNMVRGRGDLIVFGRRILPENLVRAATVTTLYTLMVATAFFALLATNPNLGFTHLLFETVSAAATVGLSMNTTPLINDPGLIILTVLMYLGRIGPVTFAVAFSLRSQQSRAIKYPPERDILVG, encoded by the coding sequence ATGACCCGCCCCCCGCATCCCCCCTCCACCTCGTGGCCGCGCGCCTCCGGGCGGCCCCGCCGGGCGCTCGTGGCCCGCTTCACGCCGCCGCAACTTATCGCGCTGGTGTACCTCGTGGGCATCGCGCTGGGCACGGCGCTGCTGCACTTGCCGGGGGTGGTCGCACCGGGGGCGGAGTTGAACTTCGTGGACCGCCTGTTTACCGCCACGAGCGCGATCTGCATCACCGGGCTGGTGGTCGCCGACACGGGCGAGGCGTTTACCCGGCCCGGCCAACTGCTGATCCTGCTGCTCTCGCAGGTGGGCGGGCTGGGCATCCTGACTTTCGGGACGCTGTTCGCGTTCCTGACCGGGCGGCGGGTGAATTTCTCCGAGCGGCAGCACCTCGTGCAGCAGATCAACGCGCTGGACGTGGGCGGAGTCCTGCCCCTGATCCGCACCATCTTCCTGTACACCTTCGTGGCCGAGGCGGCGGGGGCCGCGCTGCTCGCCCTGCGCTTCGTGCCGCAGTTCGGGCTGGGGGAAGGGCTGTATCAGGCCGTGTTCCACTCGGTCAGCGCGTACAACAACGCGGGCTTCGTGGTGGTGCCGGGTGGGATGGGGCAGTACGCCGCCGATCCCCTCGTCAGCCTGACGGTCAGCAGCCTGATCGTGCTGGGCGGGCTGGGCTTTCTGGTACAGCTCAACGTGCTGGGGCACCTGCGCCAGCCCCGGCGCACCCGGCTGCTGACCTACTCCAAGATCACGCTGGTCACGACCGGGCTGCTGCTTCTGCTGGGGGCCGTGCTACTGCTCGCGCTGGAGTGGGGCAATGCCCGCACCTTCGGTCCGCTGGACACGGGGGGGAAACTGCTCGCCGCCTTCTTCCAGAGCGTGACGCCGCGCTCGGGCGGCTTCGCCACAGTGGACATCTCGGCCATGACGAGTGCCAGCCTCTTTCTGCTGATGGGGCTGATGTTTATCGGAGCCAACAGCGGCTCGACGGGGGGGGGCATCAAGACGAGTACCTTCGCCATTCTGGTGGGCAGCGCGTGGAACATGGTGCGGGGGCGGGGCGACCTGATCGTGTTCGGGCGGCGCATCCTGCCCGAGAACCTCGTCCGGGCCGCCACGGTGACCACCCTGTATACCCTGATGGTCGCCACCGCCTTTTTCGCGCTGCTGGCGACCAACCCGAACCTCGGCTTCACGCACCTGCTGTTCGAGACGGTGAGCGCGGCGGCGACGGTGGGCCTGTCCATGAACACCACCCCCCTCATCAACGATCCCGGCCTGATCATCCTGACCGTGCTGATGTACCTGGGACGCATCGGGCCGGTGACCTTCGCGGTGGCCTTCAGCCTGCGCAGCCAGCAGAGCCGGGCAATCAAGTACCCGCCCGAGCGCGACATCCTGGTGGGGTGA
- the trpC gene encoding indole-3-glycerol phosphate synthase TrpC, with protein MTAQPLPESPSIPGVLGRIVHERVADYQGADPRLGPGRTRARAFHAALSRPGLALIAEVKRASPSQGAIAPLDPADAARAYVSGGAAAISVLTEPRHFGGSPEALREVVGSVTAPALRKDFVVHPAMLREAADWGASAALLMVSVLGEATGEYLRAAHHVGLDALVEVHDEAELEVALATGAEIIGVNNRDLRSLEIDLSVSPRLIRRAREAGFMGLLVAESGYRSAADLAGVRGLADAVLVGSSLAGSGDLEGATRALLAGDA; from the coding sequence ATGACCGCCCAGCCGCTGCCCGAGTCCCCCTCCATTCCCGGCGTCCTGGGCCGCATCGTGCACGAGCGGGTGGCCGATTACCAGGGGGCCGACCCCCGGCTGGGGCCGGGGCGGACGCGGGCGCGGGCCTTCCACGCGGCCCTGTCGCGCCCCGGCCTCGCCCTGATCGCAGAGGTGAAGCGGGCCAGCCCCAGCCAGGGGGCCATCGCGCCGCTGGACCCCGCTGACGCCGCCCGCGCTTACGTCTCGGGCGGGGCCGCCGCCATCAGCGTGCTGACCGAGCCGAGGCACTTCGGCGGCAGCCCGGAGGCGCTGCGCGAGGTCGTGGGGTCTGTCACTGCTCCAGCACTCCGCAAGGACTTCGTGGTTCACCCCGCCATGCTGCGCGAGGCCGCCGACTGGGGCGCCTCGGCCGCGCTGCTGATGGTGAGCGTGCTGGGGGAGGCGACGGGAGAGTATTTGCGGGCCGCCCACCACGTCGGCCTCGACGCCCTGGTCGAGGTGCACGACGAGGCCGAACTGGAGGTCGCGCTGGCGACTGGGGCCGAGATCATCGGCGTGAACAACCGTGACCTGCGGTCCCTGGAGATTGACCTGTCAGTCAGCCCCCGCTTGATTCGCCGGGCGCGGGAGGCGGGCTTCATGGGCCTGCTCGTCGCGGAGAGTGGCTACCGGAGTGCCGCCGACCTCGCGGGCGTGCGCGGGCTGGCCGACGCGGTGCTGGTGGGCAGCAGCCTCGCCGGAAGCGGTGACTTGGAGGGGGCGACGCGGGCGCTGCTGGCGGGGGACGCTTGA
- the hpt gene encoding hypoxanthine phosphoribosyltransferase — translation MSLAPGNGPVQITQEQLQARIQELGARMRQDYAGKDPHLICVLNGAFMFHADLVRAIGMPCTIDFLQASSYGDAKQSSGEVKLVKDLQFPISGRHVVLVEDIVDTGITMNYLLHYLQGRGPASLKVAALLSKPSRRRVEVPVEYLGFTIPDAFVYGYGLDRSQFDRNLPFITSQA, via the coding sequence ATGAGCCTCGCCCCCGGCAACGGCCCCGTGCAGATCACGCAGGAGCAACTTCAGGCCCGCATTCAGGAACTCGGCGCCCGCATGCGGCAGGACTACGCGGGCAAGGACCCGCACCTGATCTGCGTGCTGAACGGCGCATTCATGTTCCACGCCGACCTCGTGCGGGCCATCGGCATGCCCTGCACCATCGATTTTCTCCAGGCCAGCTCCTACGGGGACGCCAAGCAGTCCAGCGGCGAGGTCAAGCTCGTCAAGGACCTGCAATTCCCGATCAGTGGGCGGCACGTCGTGCTGGTCGAGGACATCGTGGATACGGGCATCACCATGAACTACCTGCTGCACTACCTCCAGGGGCGCGGCCCGGCCAGCCTCAAGGTCGCGGCCCTGCTGAGCAAACCCAGTCGCCGCCGGGTCGAGGTGCCGGTGGAGTACCTGGGCTTTACCATCCCCGACGCCTTTGTCTACGGCTACGGCTTGGACCGCTCGCAGTTCGACCGCAACCTGCCCTTTATCACCAGCCAGGCCTGA
- a CDS encoding VF530 family protein, with protein sequence MTHSSPDPLHGVTLQQVVERLAGHYGWEELARRVPVRCFQNDPSVSSCLKFLRRTPWARAKVEALYVALVRDERET encoded by the coding sequence ATGACCCATTCCTCGCCCGATCCCCTCCACGGCGTCACCCTCCAGCAGGTCGTGGAGCGCCTCGCCGGGCACTACGGCTGGGAGGAACTGGCCCGGCGGGTGCCCGTCCGCTGCTTTCAGAACGACCCGTCGGTGTCCTCCTGCCTGAAATTTCTGCGCCGCACGCCGTGGGCACGGGCAAAGGTGGAGGCGTTGTACGTGGCCCTGGTGCGCGACGAGCGGGAAACCTGA
- a CDS encoding MFS transporter: MTATQPPVRPPAVTPVSPWALSAFWFGTAFHWLLLLLILMPADVVRFVGEEQKGSYLGALVAVGAVIGLVLPPIIGARSDRSGRRLPYIRLGLAVNLAGLAVMGFAATALAGVGGFWVYVLGFMLVQFGNNYATAPYSALIPQLVAPQQRGRYSGVMAMLQAFGQLLGAVAAFGLGALGLPSWASFALIALFLLVPALVTLRGVPAHLDRVEGAEQAPKLSWAQLFAYAPFFWVFVTRVLFALGQYSVQPFLQYYNADVLRQQDAGTSTSIMLACIIVGSIASALVGGRMSDRVGRKPVIYVAGGLMAAAALLLLVAPGFPAALALAVVFGLGFGAFTSVDWALGSDAMPSAGSYARDMGIWHVAFVAPQLSSAPQGALLDWGNAQGGNLGYTLVFGLAALFFLAGVILVRNVPDRVHERAA; the protein is encoded by the coding sequence ATGACCGCAACCCAGCCGCCCGTGCGTCCGCCCGCCGTCACTCCCGTGAGCCCGTGGGCGCTGTCGGCCTTCTGGTTCGGGACCGCCTTTCACTGGCTGCTGCTGCTGCTGATCCTGATGCCCGCCGACGTGGTGCGCTTCGTGGGCGAGGAGCAAAAAGGCAGCTATCTCGGTGCGCTGGTGGCGGTCGGGGCCGTGATCGGGCTGGTGCTGCCGCCCATCATCGGGGCCAGGAGCGACCGCAGCGGGCGGCGGCTGCCGTATATCCGGCTGGGGCTGGCGGTCAATCTGGCGGGGCTGGCGGTGATGGGCTTCGCGGCGACGGCCCTGGCGGGAGTGGGCGGCTTCTGGGTGTACGTGCTGGGGTTCATGCTGGTGCAGTTCGGCAACAACTACGCGACCGCCCCCTACAGCGCCCTGATTCCGCAACTCGTCGCGCCCCAGCAGCGTGGGCGTTACAGCGGCGTGATGGCGATGCTTCAGGCCTTCGGGCAACTGCTGGGCGCGGTCGCCGCCTTCGGGCTGGGGGCGCTGGGGCTGCCGTCGTGGGCGTCCTTCGCGCTGATCGCCCTGTTCCTGCTCGTCCCAGCGCTCGTGACCCTTCGGGGCGTGCCCGCGCACCTCGACCGGGTCGAGGGGGCGGAACAAGCCCCGAAGCTGAGCTGGGCGCAACTCTTCGCCTACGCGCCCTTCTTCTGGGTCTTCGTGACACGGGTGCTGTTCGCGCTGGGGCAGTACAGCGTGCAGCCCTTCCTCCAGTACTACAACGCGGACGTGCTGCGGCAACAGGACGCGGGGACGAGTACCTCCATCATGCTGGCGTGCATCATCGTGGGGAGCATCGCCTCGGCGCTCGTCGGCGGGCGGATGAGTGACCGGGTGGGCCGCAAACCGGTGATCTACGTGGCGGGCGGGCTGATGGCGGCGGCGGCGCTGCTGCTGCTCGTCGCGCCCGGCTTTCCGGCGGCGCTCGCGCTCGCAGTGGTCTTCGGGCTGGGCTTCGGGGCCTTTACCAGCGTGGACTGGGCGCTGGGCAGCGACGCGATGCCGAGTGCGGGCAGCTACGCCCGCGACATGGGCATCTGGCACGTGGCCTTTGTCGCGCCGCAGCTCTCCAGTGCCCCGCAGGGTGCGCTGCTGGACTGGGGCAACGCGCAGGGCGGCAACCTGGGCTACACGCTGGTGTTCGGCCTCGCCGCCCTCTTTTTCTTGGCAGGAGTGATCCTGGTGCGGAACGTGCCCGACCGGGTGCATGAGAGGGCCGCCTGA
- a CDS encoding pyridoxamine 5'-phosphate oxidase family protein produces MSQSSDHPTREETIKAMAAVMKGVKFAMLTVETEDGHLQAHPMTTQQTEFDGDVWFIGGKDTQQVQSMMVRPNVNVSYSDHGGGNYVSISGVAQLVENRAKLEELWSDFYKAYFPGGIDDPSVQLIKIEAQGGEYWGSDGKLKSMLQMARAAVTGKPATDLGTNETVEF; encoded by the coding sequence ATGAGCCAAAGTAGCGACCACCCCACCCGCGAGGAAACCATCAAGGCGATGGCCGCCGTCATGAAGGGCGTCAAGTTCGCCATGCTGACGGTCGAGACCGAAGACGGCCACCTTCAGGCCCACCCCATGACCACCCAGCAGACCGAGTTCGACGGTGACGTGTGGTTTATCGGAGGCAAGGACACCCAGCAGGTGCAGAGCATGATGGTCCGGCCCAACGTGAACGTCAGCTACTCGGACCACGGCGGCGGCAACTACGTCAGCATCAGCGGCGTGGCGCAGCTCGTGGAGAACCGCGCCAAGCTCGAAGAACTGTGGAGTGACTTCTACAAGGCGTACTTCCCCGGCGGCATCGACGACCCCAGCGTGCAGCTCATCAAGATCGAGGCGCAGGGCGGCGAATACTGGGGCAGCGACGGCAAGCTCAAGAGCATGCTCCAGATGGCCCGCGCCGCCGTGACCGGCAAGCCCGCGACTGACCTGGGCACCAACGAAACCGTCGAGTTCTGA
- the sdhC gene encoding succinate dehydrogenase, cytochrome b556 subunit — protein sequence MYRGREGQWAWLLHRLSGLAILAYFLLHVVSISLIMFGEDVYMAVHHLYDLWPFRVGLILVTAGVVYHALNGLRIMVMDFTGRGVAYQRQMWYGVMALTLMATAYTTWVNIPRILGGY from the coding sequence ATGTACCGAGGAAGAGAAGGGCAGTGGGCGTGGCTGCTTCACCGCCTGTCGGGGCTGGCGATTCTGGCTTACTTCCTGCTGCACGTGGTCAGCATCAGCCTGATTATGTTCGGCGAGGACGTGTATATGGCGGTGCACCACCTGTACGACCTGTGGCCGTTCCGGGTGGGGCTGATTCTGGTGACGGCCGGGGTGGTCTACCACGCCCTGAATGGCCTGCGCATCATGGTGATGGACTTTACCGGCCGGGGCGTGGCCTACCAGCGCCAGATGTGGTACGGCGTCATGGCCCTGACGCTGATGGCGACTGCCTACACCACCTGGGTGAACATCCCGCGCATCCTGGGGGGCTACTGA
- a CDS encoding succinate dehydrogenase hydrophobic membrane anchor subunit, with protein sequence MIRARTFTDARQQSHSNAELNWWIFMRISGLILVFLVLGHIYMTFIQVSESDATYTAVVAKLQNPAWKFYDWTILALTMLHGVNGARYSIEDYVRSRPNRAWVKTIFYTISAVIFTLGTVGLFSI encoded by the coding sequence ATGATTCGCGCACGCACCTTCACCGACGCCCGGCAGCAGTCGCACTCCAACGCCGAGCTGAACTGGTGGATCTTCATGCGCATCAGCGGCCTGATTCTGGTCTTTCTGGTGCTGGGGCACATCTACATGACCTTCATCCAGGTCAGCGAGTCCGACGCCACCTACACGGCGGTCGTCGCCAAGCTGCAAAACCCGGCCTGGAAGTTCTACGACTGGACCATCCTGGCCCTGACCATGCTGCACGGGGTCAACGGGGCGCGGTATTCCATCGAGGACTACGTGCGCTCGCGGCCCAACCGGGCGTGGGTCAAGACCATCTTCTACACGATCAGCGCGGTGATCTTTACGCTGGGCACCGTCGGGCTGTTCTCGATCTAA
- the sdhA gene encoding succinate dehydrogenase flavoprotein subunit, giving the protein MHHRFDVLVVGAGGAGLMAALYAAKGGASVACITKLYPTRSHTGAAQGGIGAALGNVQEDHWEWHMFDTIKGGDYLTDQDAAEVFAKDIIDAVYELEHMGLPFSRTPEGKIAQRKFGGHTRDFGKAAVERSCYAQDRTGHMILQTLFQQNVKEGTTFYNEFHVTDLIIEEGRCRGVVAYHYATGEIHTFHAKAVILAAGGYGRIFKITSNALTLTGDLMSIYYRKGLPLEDMEFYQFHPTGLAKLGILVTEGIRGEGGILRNADGERFMERYAPTIKDLAPRDIVSRSIITEIREGRGVGADKDAVHIDLTHLPREVIEGKLAEITDLARTYLGQDPVKDLVAIQPTAHYAMGGIPTDINGLCLSDGAGGSIEGLYAAGEQACVSLHGANRLGTNSLGDLIVFGRRAGTAAAQYARQVEYADMPADPERESVATLEALRAASGKENAAVIRRELQESMMNNVGIFRNGPDMARQVEIIKDLKDRYRHVSVSDPGRRYNSELIEAMELGFMLDCAEAMTASALNRTESRGAHDREDYHERDDVNWLKHTMAYKDLNKPGEVLIGYKDVALKGYTHAFEPKARVY; this is encoded by the coding sequence ATGCACCATCGTTTCGACGTACTGGTGGTGGGGGCGGGCGGCGCAGGACTGATGGCCGCCCTCTACGCCGCCAAGGGAGGCGCCTCGGTCGCCTGCATCACCAAGCTGTACCCCACCCGCTCGCACACCGGGGCCGCGCAGGGGGGCATCGGCGCGGCGCTGGGCAACGTGCAAGAAGACCACTGGGAATGGCACATGTTCGACACCATCAAGGGGGGCGACTACCTGACCGATCAGGACGCCGCCGAGGTGTTCGCCAAGGACATCATTGACGCGGTGTACGAACTCGAGCACATGGGCCTGCCCTTCTCGCGCACGCCGGAAGGCAAGATCGCCCAGCGCAAGTTCGGCGGCCACACCCGTGACTTCGGCAAGGCGGCGGTCGAGCGAAGCTGCTACGCGCAGGACCGCACCGGGCACATGATCCTCCAGACGCTGTTTCAGCAGAACGTCAAGGAAGGCACCACCTTCTACAACGAGTTCCATGTCACCGACCTGATTATCGAGGAGGGGCGCTGCCGGGGCGTCGTGGCCTACCACTACGCGACCGGGGAGATCCACACCTTCCACGCCAAGGCCGTGATCCTGGCGGCGGGCGGGTACGGGCGCATCTTCAAAATCACGTCCAACGCGCTGACGCTGACGGGCGACCTGATGAGCATCTACTACCGCAAGGGCCTGCCGCTGGAGGACATGGAGTTCTACCAGTTCCACCCGACCGGCCTCGCCAAGCTGGGCATCCTGGTCACCGAAGGCATTCGCGGCGAGGGCGGCATCCTGCGCAACGCGGACGGCGAGCGCTTCATGGAGCGCTACGCGCCCACCATCAAGGACCTCGCGCCGCGCGACATTGTCTCGCGCTCGATCATCACCGAGATCCGCGAGGGCCGGGGCGTCGGCGCGGACAAGGACGCCGTGCATATCGACCTGACGCACCTTCCGCGTGAGGTGATTGAGGGCAAGCTCGCGGAGATCACCGACCTGGCGCGGACCTATCTGGGGCAGGACCCGGTCAAGGACCTCGTGGCGATTCAGCCGACCGCGCACTACGCGATGGGCGGCATCCCGACCGACATCAACGGGCTGTGCCTCAGTGACGGCGCGGGCGGCAGCATCGAGGGGCTGTACGCGGCGGGCGAGCAGGCCTGCGTGTCGCTGCACGGGGCCAACCGCCTGGGCACCAACAGCCTCGGGGACCTGATCGTGTTCGGGCGCCGGGCCGGGACCGCCGCCGCGCAGTACGCCCGGCAGGTCGAGTACGCGGACATGCCCGCCGACCCCGAGCGCGAGAGCGTGGCGACGCTGGAAGCCCTGCGTGCGGCGAGCGGCAAGGAGAACGCCGCCGTGATCCGGCGCGAGCTGCAAGAGTCGATGATGAACAACGTCGGCATCTTCCGCAACGGCCCCGACATGGCGCGGCAGGTCGAGATCATCAAGGACCTCAAGGACCGCTACCGCCACGTCAGCGTGTCGGACCCCGGCCGCCGTTACAACAGTGAGCTGATCGAGGCGATGGAACTCGGCTTTATGCTCGACTGCGCCGAGGCCATGACCGCCAGTGCGCTCAACCGCACCGAGTCGCGCGGCGCCCACGACCGCGAGGACTACCACGAGCGCGACGACGTCAACTGGCTCAAGCACACCATGGCCTACAAGGATTTGAACAAGCCCGGCGAGGTGCTGATCGGCTACAAGGACGTGGCCCTCAAGGGGTACACCCACGCCTTCGAGCCTAAAGCCCGCGTGTACTAA
- a CDS encoding succinate dehydrogenase iron-sulfur subunit, with translation MAEQHIPLDTHTTPPMRVNVKILRFNPETDKKPHWETYPVEAQASDRVLDVLNYVKWYVEPTLTFRRSCGHGICGSDAMMIAGRNRLACKVLLRDVVKDGGTLTVEPIRGLKVEKDLLVDMDPFFDSYRAIMPYFINESPPPAGERIQSPAQADRMQHSSNCILCACCTTSCPIFWVNGSYLGPAAIVQAHRFIFDSRDEATNQRLNIMNQNTGVWRCRTAYNCTEACPRDIPITTIIEEVKRAVMYQQS, from the coding sequence ATGGCAGAACAGCACATTCCCCTCGATACCCACACCACGCCCCCCATGCGCGTGAATGTCAAGATTCTGCGCTTCAACCCGGAAACCGACAAAAAGCCCCACTGGGAAACCTACCCGGTAGAGGCGCAGGCCAGCGACCGCGTGCTGGACGTGCTGAACTACGTCAAGTGGTACGTCGAGCCCACGCTCACCTTCCGGCGCTCGTGCGGGCACGGCATCTGCGGCAGCGACGCGATGATGATCGCGGGCCGCAACCGCCTGGCCTGCAAGGTGCTGCTGCGCGACGTGGTCAAAGACGGCGGCACCCTGACGGTCGAGCCCATTCGCGGACTGAAGGTCGAGAAGGACCTGCTGGTCGACATGGACCCCTTTTTCGACTCGTACCGGGCAATCATGCCCTACTTCATCAACGAGTCGCCGCCCCCCGCCGGGGAGCGCATCCAGTCGCCCGCTCAGGCCGACCGGATGCAGCACTCCAGCAACTGCATCCTGTGCGCGTGCTGCACGACCTCCTGCCCGATTTTCTGGGTGAACGGCTCGTACCTCGGCCCGGCGGCCATCGTGCAGGCGCACCGCTTTATCTTTGACAGCCGCGACGAGGCCACCAACCAGCGCCTGAACATCATGAACCAGAACACGGGCGTCTGGCGCTGCCGCACCGCTTACAACTGCACCGAGGCCTGCCCCCGCGACATCCCGATCACCACGATCATCGAGGAAGTCAAGCGGGCGGTGATGTACCAGCAGTCGTAA
- a CDS encoding cyclin-dependent kinase inhibitor 3 family protein, with protein MTSATSPLRVDWVDTGLWPGRLGLTIAPGKKGESLYQPGVTHERDLDADLTRLAQEGTTVIAPLLEDHEFGLLGIPDYHERVAERGLTLVGCPIRDVDVPRDLDTFNSFLDELMEHLLDGRAVVLHCRGGLGRAGLVAACLLVRAGMPPEQAITRVREAREGAIETDAQARFVHEFAEL; from the coding sequence ATGACCAGCGCCACTTCCCCCCTACGGGTGGACTGGGTGGACACCGGGCTGTGGCCGGGACGTCTGGGCCTGACCATCGCTCCCGGCAAGAAGGGCGAGAGCCTCTACCAACCTGGCGTGACCCACGAGCGCGATCTGGACGCCGATCTGACCCGGCTCGCGCAGGAGGGGACCACCGTCATCGCGCCGCTGCTGGAAGACCACGAGTTTGGGCTGCTGGGCATCCCTGACTACCACGAGCGAGTCGCGGAACGCGGGCTGACGCTGGTGGGCTGCCCCATCCGCGACGTGGACGTGCCGCGTGACCTCGACACGTTCAACTCCTTTCTCGATGAACTGATGGAACATCTGCTGGACGGCCGCGCTGTCGTCCTGCACTGCCGGGGCGGACTGGGCCGGGCGGGGCTGGTCGCCGCTTGCCTGCTGGTCCGCGCGGGAATGCCGCCGGAGCAGGCCATCACCCGCGTGCGCGAGGCCCGCGAGGGGGCCATCGAGACGGACGCGCAGGCCCGCTTCGTCCACGAGTTCGCCGAGCTGTAG
- the hemB gene encoding porphobilinogen synthase, which produces MLERPRRLRRSAGLRALTREVSLAPHHFIHPIFVHEEEGETPIATMPGVSRHPVAGAVTQAREALSLGILSVILFGIPSQKDPQGSGAYAEGGVIQRAAAAIKAEVPGVTVIADTCLCEYTDHGHCGPLCQTGEGDWTVDNDAALELLARTAVSQARAGADVVAPSAMMDGQVGAIRSALDAAGFEHVPVMAYAVKYASAYYGPFRDAAGSAPSVGNRASYQMDPAGGEREALREARLDAEQGADFLMVKPALAYLDMLRALRENFDLPLVAYNVSGEYSLIKAAAQAGYMDERRTVLETLTGMRRAGADAIITYHALDAARWLREEGGA; this is translated from the coding sequence ATGCTGGAGCGTCCTCGTCGCCTGCGCCGCAGCGCTGGCCTGCGTGCCCTGACCCGCGAGGTCAGTCTCGCGCCCCACCACTTCATCCACCCCATCTTTGTCCACGAGGAAGAGGGCGAGACCCCCATCGCCACCATGCCCGGCGTGAGCCGCCACCCGGTCGCGGGGGCGGTCACCCAGGCGCGGGAAGCCCTGAGCCTGGGCATCCTCAGCGTGATCCTGTTCGGCATTCCCTCCCAGAAAGACCCCCAGGGCAGCGGGGCCTACGCCGAGGGCGGCGTCATTCAGCGGGCAGCGGCGGCGATCAAGGCGGAGGTGCCGGGCGTGACCGTCATTGCCGATACCTGCCTGTGCGAGTACACCGACCACGGCCACTGCGGGCCGCTGTGCCAGACGGGGGAAGGTGACTGGACCGTGGACAACGACGCCGCGCTGGAGCTGCTCGCCCGCACCGCCGTCTCGCAGGCCCGCGCCGGGGCCGACGTGGTGGCCCCCAGCGCGATGATGGACGGACAGGTCGGCGCGATTCGCTCTGCCCTGGACGCGGCGGGCTTCGAGCACGTGCCCGTCATGGCCTACGCCGTCAAATACGCCAGCGCTTATTACGGCCCCTTCCGCGACGCGGCGGGCAGCGCCCCCAGCGTGGGCAACCGGGCGTCGTATCAGATGGACCCGGCGGGCGGCGAGCGCGAGGCCCTGCGCGAGGCCCGGCTGGACGCCGAACAGGGCGCCGACTTCCTGATGGTCAAACCCGCGCTGGCCTACCTCGACATGCTGCGGGCGCTGCGCGAGAACTTCGACCTGCCGCTGGTCGCCTACAACGTCAGCGGCGAGTATTCGCTGATCAAGGCGGCGGCCCAGGCCGGGTACATGGACGAGCGCCGCACCGTGCTGGAGACCCTGACCGGGATGCGCCGCGCCGGGGCCGACGCGATCATCACCTATCACGCGCTGGACGCGGCCCGGTGGTTGCGCGAGGAGGGGGGCGCATGA
- a CDS encoding type 1 glutamine amidotransferase family protein yields MTEVPATEGPVVAIPVYAGVSELELGMMVAVCRLCGGEGQARTVSRSRASIVTAGGLVSTPHVLYAALPEPAALLIPGGPGAAKAARDPLLREFLAGHAALPTGASGSGLLLPGAAGTLAGRVVGGPADLADTLWGHAPADVRPGEVVTDGLLTTTPSGLPALHAALAVAAHVWGEAAAWEAAERLGHA; encoded by the coding sequence ATGACCGAAGTTCCTGCCACCGAAGGCCCCGTCGTCGCCATTCCCGTCTACGCCGGAGTCAGTGAACTGGAACTCGGCATGATGGTCGCTGTCTGCCGCCTGTGCGGGGGTGAGGGTCAGGCACGCACGGTGAGCCGTTCGCGGGCGAGCATCGTGACCGCCGGGGGCTTGGTGAGCACGCCCCATGTCCTGTACGCCGCCCTGCCCGAACCCGCCGCCCTGCTGATTCCCGGCGGTCCCGGCGCGGCGAAGGCGGCCCGCGACCCCCTGCTGCGCGAGTTTCTCGCCGGGCACGCGGCGTTGCCGACCGGGGCAAGTGGCAGCGGCCTGCTGCTCCCCGGCGCGGCGGGCACCCTGGCGGGCCGGGTGGTGGGCGGCCCCGCCGACCTCGCGGACACGCTCTGGGGCCACGCGCCCGCCGACGTGCGCCCCGGCGAGGTGGTGACCGACGGCCTCCTCACGACGACCCCCTCTGGCCTGCCTGCCCTGCACGCGGCCCTTGCGGTCGCCGCCCACGTCTGGGGCGAAGCCGCCGCGTGGGAGGCCGCCGAGCGCCTCGGCCACGCCTGA